The sequence TGGTCGTGATTGGCgattaaattgatttctttttagtaTATTGCATGTTGATTTTGGCAATTATGATGTTTCATTCGggaattcttctttctttagtGGGATCTGTGTGAAATTAGAGTGTTGGTTCATACTTGTTTGGAAAGTAAGTAAACAGCTAATCATTAGTGTACGATTTTATCTCTGTTTCTTTATTgaaggattttgttttttcttcttttttacctgCAAGTGGGAAttccttctttttctatattttataacttcttgttttgtttgtcTCTACAGCCTTTGTCTTCTGTAAAATGccttaaatctttttaattctGTTGTTTCTCAAGAACATTCATTGCGTTGAATGTAAGACTatacagtttttatttttatttttcattaatgttttaatttttgagtcTCCGCTCAATGTTGATAAACCTGTACTGTGAACTGCTTGCTGCTTCAGTGTATAGATCGAAGAATTTATTCCAATTGATCTGCTTTTTTCATTGTACAATAACATAGTTGaactttcttcaatttctgttAACAATGCAGCTGCATTTCAATCACGTTTTCTACAATAGATTTGATTACTGGTTGTATTTAAAGAGTTAGTGCTTTGGGTATTAAGTTCATCTATGTTTATGAAATGTACTTCATCTTTATTTAAGTGAAGGATTGGAAACGATGTGCAGGGATGATATTGAGTATTGAAAGTCAGCTAGCGTGTTTAATCAAGTTGTTTTCTGATGGGCCAAGAATTTCGATATCCCTGTACAATAGAAATTGGGAAATTGCTATGGTTTATAGGTGTGATAGTAGCTGTGGTGTTAACATTCCAACATTTTGAATTGCCATATGGAAACATTATATCATCCTTGCCTTCTGCTCAAAAGGATCAAAGAGCAGGAAATAGTAGCTTGTTACCTCATGGTGCCTCGTCAACACATGAAATGCTTAGCAATGTGACTCAATCAAATGGTTTGAACTACACTGCTGGTGGTCAAGAGACTGGTGATAATCATGGAACTGAAACCCCAGCAAATGTAAATAATGGTGTTGTATCAGAAGGAAGCGGAGGTATGAATGAATCTTCTCTGGTGGACAGCCGGGGAGAGGAGTCTTCACTGGATGAGTTCGTagatacaaatacaaattccaCATTCTATGTAAATAATGATGTTGGATCAGAAGGAATCAAAGGCTTGAACAAGTCCTTGGGAATAGACAACCATGGTAGGGAATCTTCACCTGAGCAGTTGCTAGATCAAAATGAGAATTCCACACTGGAACTCAACCGTTCTGGTAATGGATCTGCTTCAATAGAAACTGACAGAAGCCTTTCTCGAGAAAACATCACTTCCACATCAGAAAATATAGGAACCTCACAAGCTGGAATTACACCCATTGCCCCAGCATTACCACCAGTGGATTCCCCATCTAATATAGCAATCCCAAGGAATGCAGAGCCTAGAACTTTGGCTCCTGTTGTTCCTGTTGAGTCGAATACATCTAAGATGGATAAAGATGCATCACATGGTTTAGAAAATGATGGGAAAGCAGGGGAACAGTTGAATAATTCTACTTCATTGCAGAATAATACTTCTGTCACTTCTGTTCATGAGGTGAAGAAAGAATCTCATACGCCTTCCCCAGCAGTGATTTCAATATCTGAGATGAACAATTTGCAGCTTCAAAGTTGGTCTTCTCCTATTTCAAGAGTATGTATAAAACTCTGCTCTGAATTATGTAAgggattaaattttttgagataGTTACATTAACTTTTCTCTTCTTGCTGCCAATTTGTTTGTAGAGACCACGATGGCCTTCAGCAGTAGACCAAGAGCTGCTAAATGCAAAATCACAGATTCAGAAGGCACCTCTTGTGGAGAGTGATTCCATGCTTTATGCTCCTCTTTATCGGAATATCTCCATGTTCAAAAAGTAAGCTCATTAAAATTGAAAGCCTCCCTTCTGCTTTAAGTGCGCATGCACACATAATTTGTTCTATTCTTAAAGATACACACTTTTCATTCTAGCAGTTTGCCCATGAACATAGCAATTAGAGTAGCTCAAGCAAAAACATTCAAGCGAAGAGAGATTAGATAGTAAAATTTTGCAACGTTTATTGCAGGAGCTATGAATTAATGGAGGACATCCTGAAAGTATATATCTACAAGGAAGGAGAAAGGCCTATATTACATCAGCCCCCGCTCAAGGGTATATATGCTTCTGAGGGATGGTTCATGAAACTGCTAGAGGCTAACAAAAAATTTGTTACAAAAGACCCCAAAAAATCCCACCTGTTTTACTTACCTTTCAGTTCTCGAAACTTGGAGGTAACTTTGTATGTTCCTAATTCACACAGTCATAAGAACCTCATACAATATTTGAAGAACTACTTGGATATGATCTCGGCAAAATATCCTTTTTGGAACAGAACTCGAGGTGCTGATCACTTTCTTGTTGCTTGTCATGACTGGGTAGGCTCTTCAAGCTTCCTTTAGATTTACAATTTTCCATTTGAATGAATCTTGAAGCTTTTCGAGTCATGCAGCATTTAAAGTAATGCCATCTCCTTTTATGTAATATCTAGTAatcttttttggtttcttaaagtattttcttgtATGAAAACTATTTGTTGCATGTCATGGTTCACATAAGATTATTGGGTGATGACcagtacaattttttttcttggacttTTTTCCTATTACTTCTTGAGTTTACGATATTGAAGTGTATTTTTGTCCTAAAGGCTGGATGTGTAAGTTGAATATCCGCACGCAGTCAACTGGAATGATTTTCAGTTTTTAGGACATCCTAATTACATCAATTCTGTTGCCTAATAACCATGTTTTTCTCAGGCGCCATCTGAAACAAGACAACATATGGCCAATTGCATTAGGGCCCTCTGCAATTCTGATGCTAaaggtggttttgtttttggcaAAGATGCAGCTCTGCCAGAGACGACCGTGAGAACACCTCAGAACCTTCTAAGAGATCTTGGAGGCAAACCTGCTTCCAAGAGATCAATCTTGGCTTTCTTTGCAGGTAGCATGCATGGCTATCTACGGCCAATTCTGTTACAGCACTGGGGAAATAAAGATCCTGATATAAAAGTATTTGGTAAATTGCCTAAGGTCAAGGGCCGAGGCAAAATGAACTACCCACAGTACATGAAGAGCAGCAAGTACTGCATCTGTGCAAAAGGTTTCGAAGTCAATAGTCCACGAGTTGTAGAGTCCATTTTCTATGAATGTGTTCCCGTGATCATATCTGACAATTTCGTGCCTCCATTTTTTGAGGTTTTGAACTGGGAATCCTTTGCTGTTTTTGTTCTGGAGAAGGACATTCCGAACTTGAAGAATATACTCCTTTCAATACCGGAGAACAAATATCGTGAGATGCAGATGAGGGTCAAAAAGGTACAACAGCATTTTCTTTGGCATGCTAGACCTGTGAAATACGATATATTTCATATGATTCTCCACTCTGTCTGGTACAACAGAGTTTTCCAAGTGCACCCaagataaccaaaaaaaaataattgctgaTATAGATGTTCATTTCAATGGAGGCGGCCTGAAAGAACCCCCTTGTGGGGAAGTGAAAACACAGAACAGGTTACATGGACAGGTGGAAATAGATGAATTCTGATCTTACATAGTTATTACATTTGTATTTTTCTGTAGATAGATTTTGGCAAAATAAAGTTACTATGCTGTATATGCCTCTCCTTTTCCTTGCTGTAAAAGGTTCTTCATATTCACTCACTTGAACATGTATCTGATCTTGTTGAAATTTACGGATGATATCACAATCTGAGTCTTCGCCTCAGTGTGCTGTGTTCCACTTTTGAAACTTTTATTTCTAGCAATGCCTgtctaaaacatgaaaaaggaaaggataTTTATTTTCCTGTTATCTATCAGTAAATGAAATTCCTCAGTGgcagcataataataataataataataataataataataataataaaccctATTAAAGCTAAACACAGATGTAAATAAACTAGgaaatgatatttataattaactcGTCACATGTAAATGGTTAATGACGGTAGCAATAGCAATTAGTTTTGCATGATTAAGTGATAAATCATACTTCAAACTTGAAAGTAACTTGTAATCACCATGTGCATTATagataacattattattaattatggaCAAGCATTGGTTAATTCATCCGTTTTGGCCTTATCGGTAtattcatgcataaaaaatatttcaaacatctcccatattatattatatataaagctaaATAATGTGATGTTTTTATTATACACAACTGTTTatcctttcatattttattgtaaattataataatgtaatatttgcaaattttcaaacttgattttaataCAATTGAGCTCAAATTAGAgcctaattgatttttttttttggtgggtgAGGGTTTAAAAAATAGAGGACTAAAGTGCAAAACAAGGGTAATATGGGTGGTGcattcaaatttatttgtgaAGTACATTTTTGTCCCTTGTATGTTTTTGCTATAAGGTGACcgattttctaaattttttaaaaaattttattttgataccaaacttcattttcattatttttctgctCTCAGTGGGTGagatgaaagagagaaaatagtcGAAATTCGGTccagagagaagaaaaatatcatttcttcGATTTTGGCCACCAAAACATTAGCCTTTTGTTTTAAATGGTTCCATTTGATGAGAAGAGTTTGacttggatgtttttttttttaaaccttgaaaatgcataaaaaaacccAGATAGGAGATCACAAAGAAATTGTTTTCCAGGttgattttgaaaagaaattggTTTCTAGGTGCTTTAGGTTGaaaatatgtttcttttatAAGTTTGAGATATTTGACATTCATTTGTTCGGATATTCTTTTTAGAATAAAACTTGTGAGTAGGTTTATAAAGACACCTATTATGACACACTTCAAAGTTTTGAAGCAAATTCTTTGGTATATCAAAGATACTATTGATTTTGGCTTATTCTATGGTTTTTCTAATAACTTTGAACTTGTGGGTTGTAGTGATAGTGATTAAGCTATAGATACAGATAGAAAAAGCACtacaagttttattttctatatgagAGACACAACATTCATAAAGAGTTCAAAGAAGCAATCTATAGTTACTTTGTCAACATAGAAAGCTGAATATATAGCTACTACATtatgtatttttcatttcatacgGCTAAGGAGATTATTGAATGAATTATGAATGCCATAAGAGAAGTCtactaaaataattatgaataacTCATCAGCCATTACATTAACAAAGAATCCAGTATTTCATGATAGAAGTAAGCATATTAACACAAGATTTCATTACTTGTGAGATTGCAATGCAAACAAGAAAGTTGAAgtcaaatatataaatacacaAGACTAAATcgtaaatatatttattgtgatttattttttaatcaaaatgagAGATGTATTGGGAGTTATGAAGTAATCAAGTTTAAGGAGGGGTGTTAAAAGCAAACTagattttgaatgatgaaaaattCAGAAATGATTGACTAGTTTAGTTGATAGAATACAATTCATGTTTAAATGAGAATTTCCTTACATTAGTTTAATTCCTTGATTATCTAGAACTTTATGCCTAAAAAAGGCTTGTAATTCAACATTATTAATAAGTACAAAAGAGAAAGAATAACTAAGAGAGCTTAGAGAGAAACACTTAATAAAAGTATACTTTCCttttaatcttctttttattcttgagtTCTTGACCATACATTGTTGTGTTGATCTTATACCACGCCTGCTTTACTTCCAACACTACATTCAACACATGAAGAGAAGTAAGTTGTGCATTTGTCTAAGAGGTCATGAAGTAAATAGCCCCACAAATCATAGAAGCTATATTCTATGAGTGTGTTCATTATTAGAAATTTAGCAAATATAAACATGAACACCGATGGAAAACTTGCTGATGATCTATGGGGTTTTGACCGTTGGATGCTTGTAATTTATTCTGAGCACTTAAACTTCCAAGTTCGAGGTGATGTTAGACTAACGAATACAAGATCAGATGGCCAatcttaatgaaaaatataaatgactCACTGTGGATTATGAAAAACTCTATCAAgtagtaatggagatgagatcacAAATGGGTAGTCCATGTGCTCCTCCTTATTGACTCCACGGTCCCGGTGGTGACCAACTTTCTCCACCTCCAGCGCCacatttgttttagatttattgtatttgaacatacaaatgtttaaatttgtaataaatacttgatttttatttttctacttcaattcatatatatatatatatatattaatgaccGGGTTACTAATGGACCACTTCCATCAATATATTCCAGAGAGTTGGAAAAGAATTACTGTAAATGCCACTGCTATTGTTAACTTTTTGACGGAATTATAGATGGTATTTTGTTAGTAATATGTTATATTTACCAacagataaataaaaacaccaacGGAATTGCATACGGTATTCCGTCGGTTATATGACAAACTTCCCGAGGgaaataccgatggaatgaagcagataagttttttttggcatgctttatttatttgtaaattcattggtaaatttatttttgatggaCTCACCAGTATaacaaaaattaccgatgagaGTTTTTTCAACGaactatttttgtaaaatacCCATCAATGTACTATGATTGTAAATCCTGATAGAAATTTCTGTCAGTAAAACCGCTAAATCTAATAATGATTTTAGTTATAATATGTAACAACTTTGTGCCTCCAATTTTCGAGGTTTTAGATTGGGAATCCATTGCTGTAATTGTCTTAGAGAAGGATATACCAAATTTGAAGAATATACTCCTTTCAATATGAGAGGAGAAGTACATAGAGATGCATGCTTAATTGAATGAAGAACGTACAACAACATTTTCTTTGGTATTTTAAAGTGTGTTTAGAAGAAtggtagttattttttttcaaagtattttttattttaaaatatattaaaataatatttttattttatttttgatattagtacatcaaaatgatctaaaaacataaaaaaaaatattaatttgaagtaaagaaaataaaaaattttcaatatttttcaagaacATTTTCGAAACACGGTGCCAAACGCACTAGCATGATGTATTTCATATGATTCTTCACTCAGTTTGGTACAATAGATATATTGGAATAAGACctgctcaagtttttttttagtcaatccAGAATTCATCCATAGGCAGCGATTGTTTCCGCTCATTACTCTAGGCTTGAGGTGATTAAAGCATCTAGTTTCCGGATCCTAAAATCTCTATTTCTGCACACGATACCTTGCTGCTTCCATGCCTTATCCCTCCTCTGATTGGAACAGTGTTGCCATCTCTTTCCACAGACGCAAATTTGTAGTCCCAGCAACATCATCAAGGACAGTTACAGCCAGTTTTCACTCATATTAATACCTAAGCTTggagaattaattaaaaggtgAAGAAAAGACATGTTGAAGCTTGTTTGCATCCGATTTTAAGCTGGTGAATTTGTTCCTTGACATCTCTTACAGCTTTCCAGAATAATCATGGTTGAATGCATGTTAGCAGTGGCAAAGAAACACTTGCTTTTTGTTTACCtacaataataaacaaaataaaatacatgcttttttcttgcatattttaCAGGTCTCACGAAAACAATGAATGCTTGCAGACACgccatgataaaaaaagaaagaaataaatttataggtTTAAATGCTGACCAAAAATCATCCAATATGAAAAATCTTGGCAGCATTTGCATTTGAAGAGTATGAGCTAGAgtttttagttataaaaaagctataattatattttcaactcattttcttatattaattgattttaatttattcttgacGGCTAGCTCATAAAGCTaatgattttcaaaatttcattttgCTGGGTAGAAATTGAATCACAGTGCATGAAAACTCAATTCACATATGccttgaagaaaaattaaataaataaaccttgaaaagaatttgtaatttctttttttaatttgtaattcttGAATAGAATTAGAACCTACGGTTGAAAGTAAGGAAGCACGTGTTGTAACTGTACTGACGTGAAAATCAGTGTAAGAAAGATTCTTACCTCTAACATCATTAAAACTCTAAAGCAAACACTCTTGCAATAAATCTGTGAGCTCTCCATCTGGTAACCGTCGGATCACATCTTTCTTCCCATTATGACACCGTTTTGACAACATTCCAAATTACCGTTCACTCTTACAATGACATCACCCGTACCATAACCTTACCAAAAAACCGGCGACTTTTCCAAATGACTATTTTAACCTTCACAAGCATCCCTTAATCTCATCCACGTCATAATCAACAGGGACAAATGCATAAATTCGGTTTATTTTATCTACAGAACaaccttaaagaaaaaaagaaaaaaaaaacagtttcatAAAAAGGCAATAAACGGCAAACTTCACACGTTTTTCTTTATCTACCTAATTTTgtctttaatttgtattttttttatggtaattcTGAGTTTCAAAGGTTCTTGATTGTTAAGATCGAAATCAAAGAccaaaaaaaggataaagaagaaGTAGTGATTAATTGACAGATAGATAGAAATGGCAACAGAAAGCAAGCAAAGCGTGGTGAAAGTGAAGCCAAGCAGTAGTAATTTTGATGGTTCCAAAGGAAAGATTGAATCTTCGATGAAAGCTAAGAAAATTGTGAGctcaaacaaacaacaacaacaatctgTTGTTGATTCAAAGGATAAATCTATCTCAGTTGTAACTAAAACTGAGGTAATTAAGCTACCCCATctctcgaattttttttttattttaatcttttattgtgTGTTTATTGAGATTTTCATTTCTGCTATGTTGTTATCATAAAGTggctatttttattattggtttcacaatttggTGAGCTTTTGGATCTGGGTTTTCGTTGGTTTACTTTTTATGTAATGGAATGTGGAATGTGCGTTTTGAGGTTCTTAAGGATGTTTCCAGTTAATTGAATGATATGGGTTTATTGCTTGATCTGGTTAGTTGATTGTGTAGAAACTGAAATGGATTGATTTATGTGAATATGGTGTCTTctgtgttggtttttttttttttttattaatctgcagtgatttggttaatttttggGATATTAGTTTTTCCTGGGTTCTTGATCATCTTTTGTTCTGTTTACTATTTTGTTTGAATCCCAAGGTAAAATCAAAATCAGCACCGAGTTCGTCAAAAACTACGACGACAACCACTACCACTAGAGTGAGACAGAAGAAAGTATACTCCTTGCCAGGCCAGAGATATGATCCTCCTGAAGAGGTTTggctttgaaattttataattttgagcTGTTGGTTTGGATAAtctgattataatttttatgtggaAAGTGTCTTTAATTCTTATGTTTGCTGCCGATTTCTTTCGACAGAGAGAACCACTTAGGATATTCTACGAGTCTTTGTCTAAACAGATTCCAACTAGTGAAATGGCAGAATTTTGGTGAGTTTCCTCATCAACCACTTGATTCTaaatgaatttcttaaaatCCCTTTGCTGTTCTAATTTTGTGCTTGCCCGAAGTTGGAGTGAGGCCTGAGCTTGACCCTGGTGCTCATTGCGATCTTTTGTTGTATTGCTCAGTTTCATTGGGATTTTTAACCATCCTCGTTCTGGTTCCTCTATTCACCTTAAGTAAGCAGTTCTTGTCCTTGGTTAAAGTGTTCATACGACCTTGGTTGTTCAGTTAATTTGTTTCATAGCCTTTGTTGGGATTACGCAACATTTAGTTGGCATGCATATTAGCACATAGGAATCCCTTTTAATGATAACATTAACCtttacaaggattaaatttttttacgtTTGGTTCTCGGGAATTCTGTGGCCCTGTgtcccttttttctttgttaccATTGTACAATATAGAAGCTCTGAACTCTTAGCCATCCATAGGAATACACATGTCAGAAGACTTGGAACATTTTAGGCTTGGAGTTGGGGCTGGATATTATATCCAAATCTGACTGGTTTTACTTCGAATCCTTTAGCAAACCTAGTATGCAATGGAGCCTGATTAAATGCACTCTCGTGCTGTAATGCAAGTTCATTATTGTTGGAATTAAATCGATCCTTGTGTCCTCAGGATTTATTCTCCTAGCAGAGTTGGTTTCCTACTTGACATTGGAGTACTTGTTAGTAATCCTCGTTAAAATTGGTTTCCTAGTAAATGTTGCACTTGTTATTGGTTGGTTAGAGCTTCTGTAACTATAGGGCCTTGGTCTTGTTTCAGGTTTGTCTAGTGATTAAGACAACACTATTTCCCTGTGcggtttaaaaatacttgtgtGGATGAGCTGAGTTACAGGTTAggttttaaacaaataaatgtgTGTGCACTGTTAGTGTAAGGTCTCGAATCAATAAAAGGAGTACTGTGTCTAGGTATTTTGATTTCCTACAATAATCTTCATAACTTAGACTCCCAGCTAATTAAAGGCTGGTGATGTCCTTCAAAGAAAGCATTTCTACGTCAATACAGTTAATAAATGTGTGCAATAAAGTGTTTAGATGCATTAGAAGCCTACATTGCTATACTGGATTGTAATACCTCGCTGGAAGTTCTGCACCTATGAGCTTGTAATCCCCTCTTTGAATGGAAGTCTGCTGGAAATAAACTGAAATATGTCGAAAAAGACTGGTAACCTAAATGCTAAAAGGTGAATTACCTAGGCCTGCTTCTTTCAATATTTCAACTGTACACGGTGAGTAAAGCATTTGaaccttctttctttccttgtggTAACTCCTGTTAAGGGAATAGTTAGTTTCTTAGACTTCTGGTAATGTCATCCTCTCTCGTATCGACTTTGTCTGTCTTACTCCATGAGTATTTTACTTTCCTTTGTGATGATTTCTTGGACTTCGTTTTTTTGAGGAAAAACACGACCAAGAAAAGATGTCAGTACCTTTAAAGAAAATCTAGACGTGGGGTAGCAAAGCATCTTACACATACAAAGAACACAATTATGCTAAAATGATCTTCCTTTCCACCTCGGCTGGATATCTTGCGTTAGATATCCAACTAATAAATTCGGATGTAATTCGTTTGAGAGGCGTGACAAAATTCAGTCTGCAGGATGATGGAACATGGCTTACTATCCCCGGAGAGAGCCAAAAAGGCACAtgagaagaaacagagaaagCAAAAAATGCAACGATTTGGAACTCCCATTAAATCTACCAAACCATCCACTAGTAAACCTGAGAGCTCTCAAAAGCAGCAACAGTCATCAAAGAATGGAGACCCTAAAGCCAAGAGGAAAATCAGCAATGACAGTGACGACGACGACTTTATTTTAAGTTCGAAAAGAAGGAAAGGGTGAGAAATAAAATTTCCATTTGTATGTGCAACAAGTTTCTagaaataatttcatttaaatttctttgCATTAAACTTCAGAAAGGCAAGATTTCCAGACAACTGATACAATGCgacattctttaaatttttgaacTTCTGGAAACAGAGTGTAGATAAATTTTCCAATTCTTGTTCATtccttgtttttccattttaacTCGATGATGCCAATAACTTCTTATGAAAATATGTTCTCGGAAATTTGGAAGAGGAAACATTTAATTATGCTTAAAATTTGGAGTGGTTTACATTTAATTGTTAGCAgtcttattttttcttggaaagaaaTATCACTTCACAAGACAGATTGCTAGCTAAATCCTACCGAGCATTCCCAATTCATAATTGTTAACCTGATCTTGCTCTTTTTCTGGCTGGGCTATGAAATTAGTCTTTGATCTAGCATTGAGGGGCTAATATGCAGACCTAAAGCTCTACATCACTACTCTTTCCTTCCAGATTGAGCTGCTAAGTATTCATCCACAGCCCATGTATATGGCCTGTTTTTCCATATCAGGCCACAATACATTTTGGATCAGATGACTGTAAAGTTTCACCGGTCAATAAAGACTCTGGAAACTGGTACTGTTTGATTATCTGATCTCCAATGGAAATATCTTTTGTGGATTTGGTGAAAGAATGGTCTGTATTGTGTCCTGTTTTCAAATTTGCCACTGCGTTGCATCAGGTAAAACAGGTTTTGAGTGCATGAGAGAGTGAGCCATTCTGATTGTTACTGAATGTGCAGGGGATAGTTCCTGATTCCAGTAAAAAATCATGAGTAATCTTACATGATTGT is a genomic window of Populus alba chromosome 18, ASM523922v2, whole genome shotgun sequence containing:
- the LOC118053675 gene encoding uncharacterized protein isoform X1 gives rise to the protein MATESKQSVVKVKPSSSNFDGSKGKIESSMKAKKIVSSNKQQQQSVVDSKDKSISVVTKTEVKSKSAPSSSKTTTTTTTTRVRQKKVYSLPGQRYDPPEEREPLRIFYESLSKQIPTSEMAEFCFIGIFNHPRSGSSIHLKMMEHGLLSPERAKKAHEKKQRKQKMQRFGTPIKSTKPSTSKPESSQKQQQSSKNGDPKAKRKISNDSDDDDFILSSKRRKG
- the LOC118053667 gene encoding probable glycosyltransferase At5g03795 isoform X1, with the protein product MGQEFRYPCTIEIGKLLWFIGVIVAVVLTFQHFELPYGNIISSLPSAQKDQRAGNSSLLPHGASSTHEMLSNVTQSNGLNYTAGGQETGDNHGTETPANVNNGVVSEGSGGMNESSLVDSRGEESSLDEFVDTNTNSTFYVNNDVGSEGIKGLNKSLGIDNHGRESSPEQLLDQNENSTLELNRSGNGSASIETDRSLSRENITSTSENIGTSQAGITPIAPALPPVDSPSNIAIPRNAEPRTLAPVVPVESNTSKMDKDASHGLENDGKAGEQLNNSTSLQNNTSVTSVHEVKKESHTPSPAVISISEMNNLQLQSWSSPISRRPRWPSAVDQELLNAKSQIQKAPLVESDSMLYAPLYRNISMFKKSYELMEDILKVYIYKEGERPILHQPPLKGIYASEGWFMKLLEANKKFVTKDPKKSHLFYLPFSSRNLEVTLYVPNSHSHKNLIQYLKNYLDMISAKYPFWNRTRGADHFLVACHDWAPSETRQHMANCIRALCNSDAKGGFVFGKDAALPETTVRTPQNLLRDLGGKPASKRSILAFFAGSMHGYLRPILLQHWGNKDPDIKVFGKLPKVKGRGKMNYPQYMKSSKYCICAKGFEVNSPRVVESIFYECVPVIISDNFVPPFFEVLNWESFAVFVLEKDIPNLKNILLSIPENKYREMQMRVKKVQQHFLWHARPVKYDIFHMILHSVWYNRVFQVHPR
- the LOC118053675 gene encoding uncharacterized protein isoform X2, with the protein product MATESKQSVVKVKPSSSNFDGSKGKIESSMKAKKIVSSNKQQQQSVVDSKDKSISVVTKTEVKSKSAPSSSKTTTTTTTTRVRQKKVYSLPGQRYDPPEEREPLRIFYESLSKQIPTSEMAEFWMMEHGLLSPERAKKAHEKKQRKQKMQRFGTPIKSTKPSTSKPESSQKQQQSSKNGDPKAKRKISNDSDDDDFILSSKRRKG
- the LOC118053675 gene encoding uncharacterized protein isoform X3 produces the protein MATESKQSVVKVKPSSSNFDGSKGKIESSMKAKKIVSSNKQQQQSVVDSKDKSISVVTKTEVKSKSAPSSSKTTTTTTTTRVRQKKVYSLPGQRYDPPEEREPLRIFYESLSKQIPTSEMAEFCFIGIFNHPRSGSSIHLNLQDDGTWLTIPGESQKGT
- the LOC118053667 gene encoding probable glycosyltransferase At3g07620 isoform X2 produces the protein MGQEFRYPCTIEIGKLLWFIGVIVAVVLTFQHFELPYGNIISSLPSAQKDQRAGNSSLLPHGASSTHEMLSNVTQSNGLNYTAGGQETGDNHGTETPANVNNGVVSEGSGGMNESSLVDSRGEESSLDEFVDTNTNSTFYVNNDVGSEGIKGLNKSLGIDNHGRESSPEQLLDQNENSTLELNRSGNGSASIETDRSLSRENITSTSENIGTSQAGITPIAPALPPVDSPSNIAIPRNAEPRTLAPVVPVESNTSKMDKDASHGLENDGKAGEQLNNSTSLQNNTSVTSVHEVKKESHTPSPAVISISEMNNLQLQSWSSPISRRPRWPSAVDQELLNAKSQIQKAPLVESDSMLYAPLYRNISMFKKSYELMEDILKVYIYKEGERPILHQPPLKGIYASEGWFMKLLEANKKFVTKDPKKSHLFYLPFSSRNLEAPSETRQHMANCIRALCNSDAKGGFVFGKDAALPETTVRTPQNLLRDLGGKPASKRSILAFFAGSMHGYLRPILLQHWGNKDPDIKVFGKLPKVKGRGKMNYPQYMKSSKYCICAKGFEVNSPRVVESIFYECVPVIISDNFVPPFFEVLNWESFAVFVLEKDIPNLKNILLSIPENKYREMQMRVKKVQQHFLWHARPVKYDIFHMILHSVWYNRVFQVHPR